In the genome of Candidatus Binatus sp., the window GTGTTGAAGAAATAATCCTTGGCGGCGAGCACGCGCAGATCGTCGCCGATCCGTCCGAGCGCGTAGCCGACCAGGCCGAAGTCGAGATGGCTCGCGTGATTGGCGACTACAATGAAATTGCTATTGGCGGGGATGTTACCGCGGCCGAGAATCTTTGGCTTGAGCCATCCTTCGAACAGCGCTCGTTGTGCGGAGCGCAAGGCGGAGCGGCCGAACGTGCGAACCGGCGCCGGCAACTGGATCGTGTACGGTTCGGCGAATCGCGCGTAGGAGGGCAAGCGGGGACGTGTGTTGGCGCCCGGCTCCGACGCGAGGCGCTGCAAGTCGGCGACCGTGCGAAGGTCGGCGATTTCTTCGGGGCTGATATCGCGGCCGGCGTGCTCGCCGATAATTTCGCCGATCTCCGCCATCGCCAGCGAATCGAGGCCGAGGTCCTCGATCAGGCGTGTGTTAAGAGTAATGCTAATCGGCTCGGTGGTGACGCTCGCCAGCGCGTCGGCGAGCCATCGCTCGACTTCGGAATCGGAGACCTTTGCTTCTTCGAGGCGCGAGTCGAGCATCCGGCGCAGAATCGACACCACTTCGGGGCGTTTGATTTTGCGCGTGCGAGTGCGCGGCAATTCCGCGTCGATGAAGCGCACGATCCGGATGCGCTTGTGGGGGCTGAGTTCCTTGCCGACTTTTTCGAAGTCGCCGAGCAATCGATCCTCGACGGCGCGGCGGCTCTCGCCGCGAGAGTAGGCGGGCACGACCAGCGCGGCGACCTGCTCGCCGCGGGCGACCGTGAGCCCGACGACGGCCATCTCCTTCACATAGTGCGAACGGCCGTACGCCTCTTCGACTTCTTCGATATAGACGTTGTTGCCGCCGGAATCGACGATAACTTCCTTGGCGCGCCCGACGATGTAGAGGCGGCCATCTTCGTCGAAGCGGCCAAGATCGCCCGTATGCAGCCATCCATCTTTCAGAACTTCGGCGGTGGCGGCGTCGTTGCGATAGTAACCGGCCATCAGGTTAGAGCCGCGCGCGACGATTTCGCCGATCGCTTCGCCTTCGGGCTCGAGCCTGATCTCGACGCCGTTCAGCGGCTTGCCGACGGAGCCAACTTTGAGCGGCTCGTCGGGCCGGCCGACCGAGAGCACCGGCGCCGCTTCGGTCATGCCATAGCCTTCGAGCAGCGGGATTCCGATGTCGTTGAAAAAATCGGCGACGCGGCGGGGCAGGGCGGAGCCGCCGCTGACGGCGAGCTTCAAGCGGCCGCCGAGCGCCGCGTGCACCTGGCGAAAAACGATCGAGCCGAAGTTGAGGCCGTAGTCGGAATCGAAGCGGCGATTAAGATCGCGCAATCGATCGAAGGCGGCGTGAAAGAATGGCCCGCGCGCTTCGACGTCGTCCACGATGCGCCGATGAATCGCCTCCCACACGGCCGGCACGCCGACCAGCGCGGTGGGACGAATGTCGGCGAGAGTGCGCGACAGCGTCTTGGCGTCGACCTCGAGCGGATACGCGACGGTGGCGCCGCTGGCGAGCGGCAGCAGCAGCCCGCAGGTGAATTCAAACGTATGGTGCAGCGGCAGCAGCGACAGGACGACGTCGTCGGCGCCGAGGACGAACACGCGCGAGAGCATCGCGATCTCCGCGCCGAAATTTCCGTGCGTCAGCATCACGCCTTTGGGCGCGCCGGTGCTGCCGGAAGTAAACACGATCGACGCGAGCGCTTTTCGTTCAGGAGGCGCGGGACGCGCCTGCGTATCACCGCGCAGAATGAATGGGCGGCCCAGTTCGGCGAGATCGAGCTCGGTAATTTTCGGGACGGTATCTTTGATCGCGCTGCCCAGTCTGCGATGCACCGCGGCGGAGCGCAGGGCGGCAGACGGTTCAGCGATTTTGCAGATCGGCGCGAGTTCCTCGGCCGACATCAGATGATCGAGCGGAACGGCGATCGCGCCGGCGCATAGAATCGCAAAGTATCCGAGCACCCAGTCAGGCGAGTTCTCCGCAATCAACAGGACGCGATCGCCCGGCTTGATGCCGCGCGTCGCGAGCAGCATCGCAGCGCGCCGCGCCTTGTCGCGCAGTTCGCGATACGTGATTTGCGACTGCTCGCCCGACGGCCGCCGCGCGATCATCGCGACTTGCGCGCCGTATCGATCCGCCGCGCGATCGAGCAGGTCCACCAGGTTGCGATAACGTGGCAGCGACTTGTATCGCCCACGCGTGTGGATTTCGAGCTGTGGATAAATGTGACGGCGCAACCCGGGCATATGAATGTTGAGCCAGTAGTCGTGCCAATCGATCAGGTCGGGGCGATATGGATGATGCTCGACGTCGGCGGGGCGCATCGAGGCGTACAGATCGCGGGTATTTTTTCCGTGAAAAGTATAGACCAGTTTCTGGATATAGGGCTGATAGATATCGACCATGTCGCGGGCGAGATCCATCGTGTCCTTCATTTTGACGATCGCGCCGTGGAGTTTCTTGACCGGCTGATTTTCCTCGCCGAGAACGCTGCGCGCGAATTCTGCGCCCTGCGTGAGGATTCGCGGCATCGTGTCGCTCGCGAGATCGTAGGAGCGCTGCGAGACGACGACGGCCTCGAGATGCGGGGCCAGCCAGCCCATCACGCCGCCATCCTTGCGGAGCTGTTTGCGGCTCGCGAGGCCGGTCAATTCGACCAGTTGGCGCATCGAGAGCGGATTTCGATCCGAAGTGCAGAGCTGATAGATCGGCTTCTGCCTGCCCGCGATCAGTACGGCGAGAATCGGAATCATCGCGTGCGCGACGTAATCGACAGGAATCACGTCGAGCACCAGGTCGGCCGTCGCGGGATAGAAGCGGTAGCCGCGACCTGCCAGGTAGGTGAGCGGCGCGCTGGTATTGACGCCTTCGTTCCAGCCGGGAAATGGATCACGCATCGCGCTTTCGATCACGGCCGGCCGCACCACGGTGACTTTCATGGCGTCGCGCTCGGCGATCACCGACTGCTCGCCGAGACTCTTGGTGAAGCTGTAAGTGTTGGGCCATCCCCATTTTTGCGCGCGTTGTTTACCGATGTGCTTGAGGCGCAGGTCGACCCACGCCTTGCGCCGATTCTCGAGCGCGGCTTCGCGCGTGGTATCTATTTCGTCATCCTCGCCGAGAAATTCCGCGTGACGAAGCTGATCGCGCGATTCCGCTTCGACACGTTCGATCGCGGCGAGCGATTCGCGGATTTCGCGATCGAGCCGAAATGCCTTACGGCCGTTAGGGCACCAATTCTCGGGCAGGTCGTCCTCGTAGCGATGACCGTCCGCGGCGCCGGCCACGTAGCAGGTGGAGATGAGCATCATCGCCGCAGTGGTTTGGCGGCAGAATTCGATCACGTTGGCGACGCCGATCGTGTTGACCTCGAGCGCCTTCTCGAGCGACGCCTCGAAGTTGACGAGTCCCGCGCTGTGGACGACCGCGTCGAGCGAGCCCGGCTTGAATGGCTTCACGCCGTCGGCGAGCAGGCCGGGATTGGTGATGTCGCCGGCGACGACGGCCAGTCTTTCCTCGACGTAGCGATCGAATTTCGCGCCGAGAAATTCGCGCAGCGGACCCATCACCGGCGAATCGAGGATTTCATGGCGAAAGCGATTCAGGCTGCTGCGCGCGTCGCCGCGAATCAGCAGGTAAATTTTCTCGACCTCGGGATGCCATCGAAGCAGGAGCGCGATGAACACCTTGCCGAGAAAGCCGGTCGCGCCGGTCACCAGGATGCGACGGCCCTTGAGCATCTGCTCGAGCGGCGGCATCGACGCTCCGTTGCGTTTGCCGTTGCTACTCGACATCCGCGATCACCAGCGGCGGCAAATGCAGATACGTGATTGAGGCCGAGCGCCCGAGTTCCGAGGTCGCCATCGCGATTGCTTCGTCGAGCGTGTCGGCCGCGTCCCATCCCATCCGCGCCGCAATTGCCGGCTCCTCGCATCCCGCGGCGATCACGCGGCCAACGTGCTGCCGCGCCGGCTCGCCCCAATACCACATGTAGAACGGATGCACGCCGTGGTACGCATTGCCGTAGCGGTACATATGGATGTAGGTCGGGTTGTGCGCGAACTCCCGCTCGAATTGCGCTTCGAGTTCGGTGGCCTCGGTCGTCTCGGCGAGGCATCGATGAAAAAATTCGATGTAACTCGGATGATGCTCGGGATGAAATTCGTCGCGCAGCGGATGACAGATGATCATCGTGCCGCCTTCGCGCACCAGCGGCTTGTTCCGATACATGTTGAACAGGTAGCCGAGGCCGGTGCACTGCACGAGCACCGGGTTCATGATCGAATTGACGTTGTAAGGACAGATGTACGGCACGCCGACAATCAGGATGTCGGCCTGTCCTTTCACCGGCACGGCGTATTGCTGAAAAACTTTCGCGAGCGTCTTCTGATGCACCGCCCCGGTGTCGCCGGCCCACACGCCGATCATGCCGAACGGCGCGGCGTAGTTGTGCAGCGCGCGGCGGCGCAGATCGTTGGACATATTGCGCATCGTCCACTGAAATCCCTTGAGCCGCGTGTGATCCCAATCGTTGAAGGTGTCTTCGTTCTTCTGCAGGAAATCGAGCATCCCGCCGTACATCTGAGTGTTGACCGCGGTCTCGATCTGAAAGATGTTGAGCGACTTGTGAATCAGCTTGCCCATCCGATCGGACGATCGATGCAGCGCCGAGCGGGTCGGATCCATGTACGAATGCGAATCGCGCAGCGTCGCAGCGTTGTGGTGATGGCGCAGGCTCTGATACGGCGCGAGCCCGACGGCGACCGACTTGTGGCCGCCGTCCATCGGCACCAAGTTTACGTTGAGATAAATCACCAGATCGGATTCGGCGGCGCGCCGCGAGAGCCACACTTCCTCGTGATGCTCCGTCTCGCCCAGCATCGCGAGTTCGGCGCGATTTTCGGCGTCGAAATTGTAAAGCCGATCGGGCCAGTACTGCTTGAAGGCGCGCTCGCCCACCATGCGGCGGATTTCCGCCTCGGTCATGCGGCGATGCAGCGATGTCGCGATGATGAGGTGCACGTCATCGACGCCGTAATCGGCCAGCGTTTGCAGCACCTGGTTGAGCAGGCGCTCGCGGATGTCGGGACGGCGCATCTGCGGCAGCGGCAGGCTGATATCGTCGATCGCGATCGTGACGCGCATGTTCGGGTTGAGTTGCGCGAACAGCGGATCCTGATTTTCGGGATGGAGCAGGGCGTAGCGAATCGCCTGATCGGGATCGGCGAGCGGATCGAGCGGCGGCGGCGGATAGATCACGCGGGTGCCGACCGGCAATTTCTCGAACAGGAACTCCTCGCCATACGGAATCAGGCGCTTTTCGGAGCGTCGATTCAGCGTGACCACTAGGTCGCGGCGCGCGCCGATCTCATGCCGCAGTTCTGCGGGTTTGAGTTCCTTGAGCTTGCTTTCAGGTTGCGCCATCCGATTCCCTGGCCGGTTTGTCGAGTTCGTAACGATCGTAAAAGTCTCCATCGTTTTTCGACGACTGTTTCTTGAAGTGGATCACCGGCCATTGGCGGTTCATCGCGACCGCCTTGAGCTTGCGATCAGGATTAACCGCGACCGGATGCCCCAGCGCCGCGAGAAACGCCATGTCGTGATGGGAATCCGCGTAGCCCCAGCAATCCGCCAAATCGATCCCGCGTTGCGCTGCCCATTTTCCGCACCAGACCGCCTTCTCTTCGCCCGCCATGATCGGTTCCGAGAGTCGGCCGGTCGCGAGTCCGCGGCTGAAAACAAATTGATTCGCGGCGAACTGATCGATACCAAGATGCGCGGCGAGCGGCGCGACGATGAAATCGGGCGACCCGGTGACGAGCACCGGATCGATTCCGGCAGCGCGATTCGCTTCGATCATCTCGAGCGCGCGCGGATAAAGATGCGCGATCAGCACGCGCTCGCAATATTCCTCGCCGAGTGAAAACAGGCGATCGCGCGAGACACCCTTGAACGCCTCGAACAGCACGATATTGAGCAAGCGGCGATCGCGCCGCTCCGCGAGGTACATCCGCGGCAGGCGCGACGCGAAGGCGAACATGTAGGAGACGCGCCGGCCCCATTCGCCGATATTGGTGAAAGTGAACAGCGCCGCATGCACCAGGTTGAGATCCATCAAGGTGCCGTCGAGGTCATAGAAGGCGGCACGGCGACGCGGCGCGATTCCGCGGGCATTGCGCGGGCGGCTCAAGCGCTGATTGCGTTGATAAACTGACATGTCAGTCTAGTTGCGATCCAAAAAAGAAGGTTGCGGCGAAAGTGCCGAATCGCTAGCGCGAACCGCATCGAGCAACTCAGGCCGGGCGACCCCGCGCAGACCGAAATCGAGAATCTCTTCCACCAGCGCCGAGATATTCTTTTGGCGGCCGCGCGACAGCACCGCGATCGCCTCCTTGATACCGCCGAGGATGCAGTAGGCGACGACCTGGGTATCGGATTGGCGCACCAGGTTCATCTCGATCCCGAGATCGAGCGAGCGTTTAATCATCGCCGCGATGCGATCGTAAAAGTCCTGGATTTTTCCGTCGAGCTCGCGATCGAAACCAGTCGAATGATTCAGCAGGATATCCGCTAGTTCGCGTTCGGCGAGCACGTAACTCAAAACCCGGTTCAGATTCGCGCGCAATTGCTGCACCGGATCGGGCTCAGTCGGCCCGACGCGCAGGCGCTCGATTCGTCGTGTGAGCTCGGTTACCACTTGCTCGAGCAATTCCTCGAAGAGATCCTTCTTGTTCTGGAAGTAGAGATAGAACGTGCCGCGGGCGATACGCGCGCGAGCGATAATATCCGCGACGTTGGTCCGGTGATAGCCCTTGCGGGCAAAAATTCGTTTGGCGTGGCGCAACACCTGCGCGCGCCGAGCATGCCGTTCCATCCGGATGTCGTCCTCGGTAGCCCAACGGTAATAGCGGAGCGCGGCGAGTGTCAAATCTGCGGCCGCATATTTGTGCTAGTTAAATTGGAATTAGCGGCGAATTATGACAAAAACTTGTGGATAGTCGCGCATCATCCGGAGGTTTATCGATGGCTGATTCGGCATTTTGGGAAAAAGTTCATCAGACCGCGGCCAAGGCAACGTGGGCATACCTCGCAACCGCCGACGGCGATCAGCCGAAAGTCCGCGTCGTGCATCCGGCCTTCGAGGGCGAGCGCGCGTGGGTCGCGACCGGCCGCAATTCGCCGAAAGCCCGGCATATCGGCAAGAACGCGAAGGTCGAGTTGTTCTATCAAATCATGCCGCCCGAGATGATTCACCTGACGGTGACCGGCAAGGCGCAGTTCGTCGAAGATTTGAACGAGAAGAAGCGCATCTGGGACGGCAAGATCTTCGACTACGATCTCGCGCAGTTCTGGCCCGACGGCGCGGCTTCGAAAGACTTCGGCCTGATGCTGATCACGCCGGCGCGAATCGAGCTGACGTCGCTGCCGGATTTGAGCGTCGGCAAAAAGCCGGAAGTGTGGCGCCCCGCGAAGTAGCGCACACAGCGGAGCAGGAGAAGATCAAATCTCCGAAACCCCTCACGGGTGGAGTTTACCCTGAGCCTCGAAGGGGCCGCTTCCTGGGGTGACGCGAAGCCAACTTCGGGCCGCAGGGCCGAATCGCACTAGCAGGTTGCGGAAAAAGTGTTTTTAACCCCTGACAACATTGATCCAAGACGCACTCTCGCAATCGTAGTAATGCTTACTCTTCGCCGAAATCGTCTTTCGCCGGGTTTTTCCGCAACCTGCTAGGATTAAAGATGCGCGCTTCGCGCTGTTAGTAAAGGGGGAAAATTAGAAATGTGCGGCAGCTATCGCCGCGGTCGCTCCGTGTCATCCCGAGCGAGCCTTGCGACGAGGGAACCCGGATCCGGGATTTCGCGCTGCGCTCGAAATGACACGGGGAAAAACGCCTCGCGTTTCCGCACCTTTTTCTAACAGCGCGTAGCGCGCATCCGCTTGCCCCAGGAAGCTCGAAACCCGTGAGGGGTTTCGAAAGATCGGATCCTTCTTTGCTCCTTGAGGCGATGGCGCTGGTGCTAGCCGCGCACTTTTTCGCGGGCGAAGATTGCGCGCTCCTCGGCGGTCATCTTCTCACGGATGCGCGAGCCTTTGCCGATATGGCGATACAATCCGCCTTCGGAAAAATACTCTTCGTACGGCTGGGCGGGGATTGGTTCGTCGGGCGGCGTGTCGGTGATCTTAACGCCGAGCACATCCTCGACGAGGTTCGAATCGTACATCCTGACCGCGTCGTAATCGGTGAGCAGCGCGCATACTTCGACGCAGATATAGCATCCGATACATTCCTGGAAGCGATCCTGCACCGGCTGAACGCCGCGTCCCGGCACCGATCCCGGCTGCATGTACTCGATACATTGGACGGGGCAAAACTCAGGGCATTTGCCGCATGGGAAGCAAAGGTTCACGTCCATGAATGCGACTTCGCGCGGACGCTTGCGCTTGCGGCTGATTTCGTCGGGAGTCTCGGGGACGCGATCTTCCTTGAGACGGCGCTTGATGATGTCGATGGCGCTCATGGATCGATGATCGCATTTTACACGGCTGCTCGCATCTCCCCGCGCGCTTCATCCGACGAATCGCGAGAAGACTAGACCCCTATTTAACCGCAAAAATTCGTCCGTCCGCGTTGCCGACGTAGAGAATTCCATCCGGCGACGCGGCGATCGCGGCGATCTTGCCGAAGCTGCCCGACGACCACACGAAATTGCCGTCGCCGCCGATCATCGCGCCGATATCTGCGCTATCGACGCCGAACACGCCGTCGGTTCCGACTGCTGACATCGGGCTTGAACCGGGCTTTGACGCAGTCTGCGTCCATTTGGTCCGGCCGTCGGACGATACGCCGTAAACTGCGTCTGAGCCGAAGAACACGACGCCCGATGGGCTCACGGCCGGACCCGCTATCACCGGACGGCGCGTGCTGACCTGCCACGTTGTTTTGCCGGTGCGCGAATCGATTGCGTAGATCGCGCCCGACGCTGAGCCCGCATAGATGACGTCGTCTGCGAAGGCGATCGCGCCGGAGAATCCGCCGGCTGGCGCAAACGTCCACGCGACCGCGCCATCAGCGGCCATCGACGTGATCGGGCCATTCAGCACGCCGGTCACGACGCCATCGGGAGTTGCGACTGCACTCGCGACTTTGCCGACATTCACTTTCCAATTGATTGAGCCGTCGATGCTGAATGACAGCATATCGCTGCCTGACGACGCGTAAATCGCCGAATCATTCGACGCGATTGGCCCGTCGCCGGGGCCGACCTCGGTATGCCACTTAGCGCGGCCATCGGTACCGATCGCGGCTAGTTCGAGCGGCGAGGATTTCGCCACAACGGTTCCGTCGGCGAGCACCACGACTCCGCTGCCGGAAGCTGCCCGATGCAGGATTTCCTTGCCGGCCGAATCGAGCCCGTGGAGCTTGCCGTCGCTCGCGATGAAATAGATCGATCCGTTGCGCCCGAGCGCGATTCCGCCGCTGATTGGCGCGCCGGCATTAAAGGTCCACTTGAGGATGCCGGCGTTTTGAATCGAAGCTGTCGCGCCGGCCGAATCGAGGGCGCGCTCACTGCTAGATGCGGGCGCGCAGGCGGGGCAGGTGGCCACATCGACATACACGCCGACGCCGACGAACTGGCTGATGATTCCCGACGAACTCGAGCTGATACAGGCGCATCCGGGGGCGGCCGTGGTGTATGTACCCCCGTTGCCTAGCGTCGGAGGCACCAACGCGCTCTGGTTGCTCGAGCCCCAGAGCGTGTTCGGGTCGAGCGTGATGTCGAGAATGCGAAAAACATTATTGTCCTTGAGATAGGTCCCCTGGGCGTTGAACTGGACCGCGCCTCCGGTCGGAACCGAGGTCGGCACGCTGGTGCTGGTGGCGGCAGGACGCGGCGTCATCGTCGGCGTCGGACCCTTCGGCGTGCTGGTCGGCGAGGGCGTGGGCGAAGTCGGCGGACCGTCGGCGACGTTGATCGATTGAAGCACGAAACCCGGAGGAGGCTTTGGCGGCAGCGTGCTGGTCGAGCTGCCACCGCAACTGAGCATCATCGCTGCTGCAAGGAACAGAAGAACCGGCGAAATCACTAGCCATCGGAGCCACCACGACATCGTGATGACGTTGCCGATGCCGATGCGCGCTGTCAAGGCAGGGAAGCGAAACCGCAGATTTAAGGATCGCGCAGATGAAGGGTGAAGACGGAGCGGAAATCGGTCGAGTGATCTACGCTATTCGGAATCCGTGAATTCAGCGTAATCGGCGGTTCCTTGCGAACCGGGCTTTCACCACGCAGGCTGAGTCTCGAAGCGCCGCCAAAAAAGATGGCGGGCAGATGAAGAGGGGGGGAACCCTTCATTGCCCGCCTGTTCGTAGCTACCGTCCGAGTACGCGTCGGACGGTTTAACCTGGTTGGTGGGAGGAGCATCCAACCAGCGGGTGCCAGAGCCGTTTGCACCCATTTATTTCGACGACGCAATTCGAGAATTATTCAACTCGAACTATTTCGTTGCGCCGCCAATCGATCGGAATAGAATCGAACGCGGAGGATCTCGAAAAACCCATGGAATATCGTCGAATCGGCGCGACTGGACTTAAGGTTTCTGAACTTTGTCTCGGATGCATGACGTTTGGCCGCGAAACTGACGAGGCTGTCGCGGGCAAAATTCTTGATCGATACCTCGATGCGGGCGGCAACTTTCTCGACACCGCGAATGTGTATGCAGCGGGCGCGTCCGAAGAAATTCTCGGCAACATCCTGGGCAAGCGCCGAAATTCCCTGGTACTCGCGACCAAGGTTCGCTTCAACGCCAACGTTTTCATGGGCAAGCCGGTGCCGCCGAATCAAATCGGGCTGTCGCGCGGGCATATCATGTCGGAAGTCGAAAACAGTCTCAGACGCATGAAGACGGATTACATCGATCTGTACCAGGTGCATTCGTGGGACTTCGAGACGCCGATCGACGAGACGATGCGCGCGCTCGACGATTTGGTGCGCCAAGGCAAAGTACGCTACCTCGGAGCGTCGAATTTCACCGCGTGGCAGTTGATGAAGAGCCTGTGGGTCAGCGACAAACACAACTACGCGCGGTTTGATTGCTTGCAGCCGCAGTACAGCCTGATTTCGCGGGATATCGAGCGCGAGATCATGCCGGCGTGCATCGCGGAGGGCGTCGGTGTGATTCCGTGGAGCCCGCTCGGCGGTGGATTTCTGACCGGCAAGTATCGCTCGGGGCAGCGGCCGCCGGAGGATGGCAGGCTAACCAAACAGGATCTTTGGGGACGCCTTGCGAATGAGCGCAACTACCAGACGCTCGAGGCAGTCGAACAGATTGCGAAGGAGCGCGGGCGGCCGATATCGCAAGTCGCGCTCGCGTGGGTGAATCAGCAGCGCGGCGTGAGTTCAGTCATCTATGGCGCCCGCACCGAGGAGCAGAACGAACAGAATCTGGGTGCGATCGGCTTCAAGCTGGAAGCGGCGGAGATCGAGGCGCTGAGCGCCGCGAGCGCTCCGGCGCCCGAGTATCCGACCGCGATGCAATCGCGATTGCCGGGCTATCCGCGGCCATAGGCTTTTTCACCGCCAAGGCACAAAGGCGCCAAGTCAGCAAATTGCTTTTGAAAAAATTCTCTCCGACTTAGTGTCTTTGTGGCTTGGTGGTTATCTCATCCGCTGATGCTGGCGAAAGCCTTCGCAATCCGCATCGGCGCATGCGGCCGCGCGGCAATCCTGCTTCAGCGAGTCCTCGCGCCGACCTTCAAGCGATACTTTATTTATATCAACCCTCGAACGACGGACCCATGAAGCCCTGCGGCGCGAAGATCTGCTGCGCGCCTGCGGGTTGCTGACTCGCAAAGCCGCTCCCGACGGTCATGCCGCCGTCCACGACCATCGCCTGTCCGGTGACGAATTCCGAATCGTCGCTCGCGAGGAAGAGCGCCATCGCCGCGATATCCTCGGGATGACCCGCGCGCGGGTAGGGCTGGCCCTTGGCCAGAAATTCCTCCATCGCCTCCTTCAGGCCGGGTTGATTGCGATGCAGGATCGGCGTGTTGATTCCGCCGGGGCAGATGCAATTGACGCGGATTTTGTCCTTCGCGAATTCGAGCGACGCCGAGCGGGTCAGATTCACCACTCCGGCCTTGGCCGCGCAATAGGCGTGAAGGTTCGCGAAGCCGCGCAGGCCCGCGACCGACGCGGTCGAGATAATCGATCCGCCGCCGACTTTGCGCATCTCGGGCACCGAGTGCTTGATGCCGAGGAATACTCCGCGCAGCAGCACCGCCTGGCTCCGATCCCAGTCCTCGACGGAAATCTTTTCCAGCGGTCCGACCGCGCCGCCGATACCCGCGTTGTTGTACATGATATCGACGCGGCCGAATTCCTTGACCGCGCGCGCGACCAGCGCCTTGATTTCCGCTTCCGCCGACACGTCAGTCTTCTGAAAGACCGCGTTGCCGGCGTTTTCCTTGCACTGGCGGACGGTCGCTTCGCCGCCTTCCTGGTTCAGGTCCGCGACGACGATTGACGCGCCTTCGCCGGCGAACCTGATCGAGGTCGCCCGTCCCATCCCGCTCGCCGCGCCGGTGATGATTGCAACTTTGCCGCTTAGTCTGCCCATTTCAGGATCCTCTCTCGTTGATGCTTGTTGTGCCGATCGTTCAGTTCGATGTTGTTCGACTACTGCTCAGTTGGCGCCCTAAATTTCAAATGAGGGGCCTGAAAAACCGCTATCGGGCAGTCCGCGAGTGCGAAAGCGCGTATTGCCGGTGTTTACGCCGCCATCGACCACCATCGCGGTGCCGGTGATCCACTCGGCTTCGTCCGACGCGAGGAAGAGCGCCATGTTGGCGATATCGTCGGGGCGGCCGGCGCGCGGAATCGGTTGCATCTTCGCCATCCGCGCCTCGGCATGTTCGAAAGCGCCCGGCACGCCGCGATGAATCAGCGGAGTATTGACGCCGCCGGGGCAGATGCAATTTACGCGGATGCGATCATGCCCGACTTCGATCGCGACCGACTCGGTGAGATTTACCACCGCCGCCTTGGCCGCTGCGTACGCAGCGAGATAGCCGACGCCGCGCAGCGCCGCGACTGACGCGGTCGAGATGATCGAGCCGCCGCCGGCTTTGCGCATCTCGGGAATCGAGTACTTCATGCCGAGAAAAACCGCGCGCAGCAGCGTGGCGATCGTTTTGTCCCAGTCCGCCGACTCGACTTTCTCGATCGGACCGACCGCGCCGGCAATGCCCGCGTTGTTGAACATGATGTCGAGCCGCCCGTATTCCTTCACCGCGCGAGCGACTGCGCTCTGGATATCCGCCTCGCTCGTCACGTCAACGCGCTGGAAGACTGCGCGCGCGCCCGCCGCGGCGCATTCCGCGACCGCGGTTTCGCCGCCCTGCGCGTTCAAATCGGCCAGCACGATCGACGCGCCTTCCTTGGCGAATCTAAGCGCCGTCGCGCGACCCATCCCGCTGGCCGCACCGGTGATCACCGCTACTTTTCCATCGATTTTGCCCATGACTCTTTTTCAGACCTCCTGCGTGCCCGCGAGGCGGGACGTTCCGGCTCGATTGCAGACTGTTTCAATAGCAATGATTCGGCAGTTTTGGGTAATGC includes:
- a CDS encoding PQQ-binding-like beta-propeller repeat protein; amino-acid sequence: MTARIGIGNVITMSWWLRWLVISPVLLFLAAAMMLSCGGSSTSTLPPKPPPGFVLQSINVADGPPTSPTPSPTSTPKGPTPTMTPRPAATSTSVPTSVPTGGAVQFNAQGTYLKDNNVFRILDITLDPNTLWGSSNQSALVPPTLGNGGTYTTAAPGCACISSSSSGIISQFVGVGVYVDVATCPACAPASSSERALDSAGATASIQNAGILKWTFNAGAPISGGIALGRNGSIYFIASDGKLHGLDSAGKEILHRAASGSGVVVLADGTVVAKSSPLELAAIGTDGRAKWHTEVGPGDGPIASNDSAIYASSGSDMLSFSIDGSINWKVNVGKVASAVATPDGVVTGVLNGPITSMAADGAVAWTFAPAGGFSGAIAFADDVIYAGSASGAIYAIDSRTGKTTWQVSTRRPVIAGPAVSPSGVVFFGSDAVYGVSSDGRTKWTQTASKPGSSPMSAVGTDGVFGVDSADIGAMIGGDGNFVWSSGSFGKIAAIAASPDGILYVGNADGRIFAVK
- a CDS encoding 4Fe-4S dicluster domain-containing protein — encoded protein: MSAIDIIKRRLKEDRVPETPDEISRKRKRPREVAFMDVNLCFPCGKCPEFCPVQCIEYMQPGSVPGRGVQPVQDRFQECIGCYICVEVCALLTDYDAVRMYDSNLVEDVLGVKITDTPPDEPIPAQPYEEYFSEGGLYRHIGKGSRIREKMTAEERAIFAREKVRG
- a CDS encoding pyridoxamine 5'-phosphate oxidase family protein, whose amino-acid sequence is MADSAFWEKVHQTAAKATWAYLATADGDQPKVRVVHPAFEGERAWVATGRNSPKARHIGKNAKVELFYQIMPPEMIHLTVTGKAQFVEDLNEKKRIWDGKIFDYDLAQFWPDGAASKDFGLMLITPARIELTSLPDLSVGKKPEVWRPAK
- a CDS encoding aldo/keto reductase, coding for MEYRRIGATGLKVSELCLGCMTFGRETDEAVAGKILDRYLDAGGNFLDTANVYAAGASEEILGNILGKRRNSLVLATKVRFNANVFMGKPVPPNQIGLSRGHIMSEVENSLRRMKTDYIDLYQVHSWDFETPIDETMRALDDLVRQGKVRYLGASNFTAWQLMKSLWVSDKHNYARFDCLQPQYSLISRDIEREIMPACIAEGVGVIPWSPLGGGFLTGKYRSGQRPPEDGRLTKQDLWGRLANERNYQTLEAVEQIAKERGRPISQVALAWVNQQRGVSSVIYGARTEEQNEQNLGAIGFKLEAAEIEALSAASAPAPEYPTAMQSRLPGYPRP
- a CDS encoding SDR family NAD(P)-dependent oxidoreductase; this translates as MGKIDGKVAVITGAASGMGRATALRFAKEGASIVLADLNAQGGETAVAECAAAGARAVFQRVDVTSEADIQSAVARAVKEYGRLDIMFNNAGIAGAVGPIEKVESADWDKTIATLLRAVFLGMKYSIPEMRKAGGGSIISTASVAALRGVGYLAAYAAAKAAVVNLTESVAIEVGHDRIRVNCICPGGVNTPLIHRGVPGAFEHAEARMAKMQPIPRAGRPDDIANMALFLASDEAEWITGTAMVVDGGVNTGNTRFRTRGLPDSGFSGPSFEI
- a CDS encoding TetR/AcrR family transcriptional regulator, producing MERHARRAQVLRHAKRIFARKGYHRTNVADIIARARIARGTFYLYFQNKKDLFEELLEQVVTELTRRIERLRVGPTEPDPVQQLRANLNRVLSYVLAERELADILLNHSTGFDRELDGKIQDFYDRIAAMIKRSLDLGIEMNLVRQSDTQVVAYCILGGIKEAIAVLSRGRQKNISALVEEILDFGLRGVARPELLDAVRASDSALSPQPSFLDRN
- a CDS encoding SDR family NAD(P)-dependent oxidoreductase, producing the protein MGRLSGKVAIITGAASGMGRATSIRFAGEGASIVVADLNQEGGEATVRQCKENAGNAVFQKTDVSAEAEIKALVARAVKEFGRVDIMYNNAGIGGAVGPLEKISVEDWDRSQAVLLRGVFLGIKHSVPEMRKVGGGSIISTASVAGLRGFANLHAYCAAKAGVVNLTRSASLEFAKDKIRVNCICPGGINTPILHRNQPGLKEAMEEFLAKGQPYPRAGHPEDIAAMALFLASDDSEFVTGQAMVVDGGMTVGSGFASQQPAGAQQIFAPQGFMGPSFEG